One genomic segment of Cellulophaga sp. HaHaR_3_176 includes these proteins:
- a CDS encoding glycoside hydrolase family 3 N-terminal domain-containing protein: protein MYKNSFFFFFFLSLTFAVAQINPLVVKDSLAQKSWVNAQYQTMSLEEKIGQLFMVSVASNQNKAATDKIEQLVKEHHIGGVIFSNGGPVKQAKLTNSFQSASKTPLFIAMDAEWGLSMRLDSTYAFPWNMTLGAIKDSSIVEEVGKQIGKHAKRLGVHINFAPDIDINTNPQNPIIGNRSFGEDRENVTRNAIAFMNGMESEGVLSSGKHFPGHGDTSSDSHKTLPQITFERPRLDSIEMYPFKKLINAGISSIMVAHLNVPSLEIEEDLPSSLSEQIISGVLKEEMGFKGLVFTDALNMNGVGVAKKPGDVEYAAFVAGNDILLMPKDVQSAKERLLRAYEKNKITEERLETSVKKILMAKYKAGLYNYKPIKISNLYEDLNSIENDLIYEKAIENAITVAKNDFSLLPIKKLDNKKIGYVHLGDDSAEDFFNTLNKYTTVTKIPVSQVISNSSSISAYNLIIVGHHKSNESPWKGYKYSSSEREVIKKIASLRTSNLILTEFVKPYSLLDIKSLDGIDAIVVAYQNSKLAQEKAAQVIFGAISAKGKLPVTSNTELPVNTSIKLDSLLRLGYSFPERVGFDSNKLAIVDELVQAGLDSLMFPGAQVLVARKGKIIYNKAFGKPTYESDEELTTDHIYDLASLTKILSTLPLLMKMEEENKLSLNQTFKDLVPAYADSELKNVTVLKALSHYGRLPAWIAFYVSTLDKNRKPSSEFYRSVPSDGFSIKVTDKLYLTDAYKDSIYNRIGRQDLKPNRYRYSDVGYYVFHKYIEDTFGDTQDKLADTYFYSRLGAKNTTYNPLDKFQKERIVPSEVDNYYRFETVQGYVHDMGAAMQGGVGGHAGLFSNANDVAKIMQMYLQGGTYGGDRFLNSRTIKKFNTCYFCNENVRRGVGFDKPDPKTGSPTCGCVSQKSFGHSGFTGTYTWADPDKELVYVFLSNRTYPTARNTLLVKSSLRTRIQQAIYDAIEN from the coding sequence ATGTATAAAAATTCTTTTTTCTTTTTCTTTTTTCTTAGCTTAACCTTCGCTGTAGCACAAATAAACCCTTTAGTTGTAAAAGATAGTCTGGCTCAAAAAAGTTGGGTAAATGCTCAATACCAAACAATGTCTTTAGAAGAAAAGATAGGTCAACTTTTTATGGTTAGTGTAGCTTCAAATCAAAACAAAGCGGCTACTGATAAAATAGAGCAGTTGGTTAAAGAACATCATATCGGAGGTGTTATTTTTTCTAATGGAGGGCCTGTTAAACAAGCAAAACTTACAAACAGTTTTCAATCAGCATCAAAAACACCTTTATTTATTGCAATGGATGCCGAGTGGGGTTTATCTATGCGATTAGATTCTACTTATGCATTTCCTTGGAATATGACATTAGGAGCAATAAAAGATAGTTCTATAGTTGAAGAAGTAGGAAAGCAAATAGGTAAACACGCTAAGAGATTAGGAGTGCATATAAATTTTGCTCCAGATATAGATATTAATACAAATCCACAAAATCCTATTATTGGTAACCGTTCTTTCGGAGAAGATAGAGAAAACGTAACTCGGAATGCTATAGCTTTTATGAATGGTATGGAAAGTGAAGGGGTTTTGTCTAGTGGAAAACATTTTCCTGGTCATGGTGATACTTCGAGCGATTCTCATAAAACATTACCACAAATTACTTTCGAGAGACCTCGATTAGATAGTATAGAAATGTATCCTTTTAAAAAACTTATAAATGCAGGTATAAGTTCAATAATGGTAGCACACCTTAACGTGCCTAGTTTAGAGATAGAAGAAGATCTACCATCATCATTATCAGAACAGATAATATCAGGAGTGTTAAAAGAAGAAATGGGCTTTAAAGGCTTAGTTTTTACTGATGCTCTAAATATGAATGGTGTTGGAGTGGCTAAAAAACCGGGCGATGTTGAATATGCTGCTTTTGTTGCTGGAAATGATATTTTGTTGATGCCTAAAGATGTACAAAGTGCCAAAGAAAGGTTGCTTAGGGCTTATGAAAAAAATAAAATTACAGAAGAGCGTTTAGAAACTTCAGTAAAGAAAATTTTAATGGCAAAATATAAAGCAGGTCTTTATAACTACAAGCCTATTAAAATTTCTAACCTTTATGAAGATTTAAATAGTATAGAGAATGATTTAATTTATGAAAAGGCTATCGAAAATGCAATAACTGTAGCCAAAAATGATTTTTCATTATTACCGATTAAAAAGCTAGATAATAAAAAAATTGGATACGTTCATTTAGGTGATGACAGTGCTGAAGATTTTTTTAACACGTTAAATAAATATACAACGGTTACTAAAATACCTGTTAGTCAAGTTATTTCAAACTCAAGTAGCATATCAGCTTATAATTTAATTATAGTAGGTCACCATAAAAGTAATGAAAGCCCTTGGAAAGGTTATAAATATAGTAGTTCAGAAAGAGAGGTAATAAAAAAAATAGCAAGTTTAAGAACATCAAACCTAATTTTGACAGAATTTGTTAAGCCATATTCTTTATTAGATATAAAAAGTTTAGATGGTATTGATGCGATTGTTGTAGCATATCAGAATAGTAAACTAGCACAAGAAAAAGCAGCTCAGGTAATTTTTGGAGCTATTTCGGCTAAAGGTAAATTACCTGTTACTTCTAACACAGAACTACCTGTTAATACGAGTATAAAATTAGATTCTTTACTGAGATTAGGGTATAGTTTTCCTGAAAGAGTAGGTTTTGATTCTAATAAATTAGCAATAGTAGATGAGTTGGTTCAAGCAGGTCTAGATTCTTTAATGTTTCCTGGGGCACAAGTGTTGGTAGCTAGAAAAGGAAAAATAATTTATAATAAAGCATTTGGTAAGCCAACTTACGAATCTGATGAAGAACTTACAACAGATCATATTTATGATTTGGCTTCGTTAACTAAAATATTATCTACGCTTCCTCTTTTAATGAAAATGGAAGAAGAAAATAAGTTGTCTCTAAATCAAACTTTTAAAGATTTAGTACCTGCTTATGCAGATTCAGAGCTTAAAAATGTTACAGTATTAAAAGCACTTTCTCATTACGGAAGATTGCCAGCTTGGATTGCTTTTTATGTAAGTACATTAGATAAAAACAGAAAACCCTCATCTGAATTTTACAGAAGCGTTCCATCTGATGGTTTTTCAATAAAAGTTACTGATAAGTTATATTTAACAGATGCATATAAAGATTCTATTTATAATAGAATAGGAAGACAAGATTTAAAACCAAACCGCTATAGATATAGTGATGTAGGTTATTATGTGTTTCATAAATATATAGAAGATACTTTTGGAGACACGCAAGATAAGCTTGCTGATACGTATTTTTATTCACGATTAGGAGCAAAAAACACAACATACAATCCTCTTGATAAATTTCAGAAAGAAAGAATAGTACCTAGTGAGGTTGATAACTATTATCGTTTTGAAACTGTACAAGGTTACGTGCACGATATGGGGGCAGCTATGCAAGGTGGAGTAGGAGGTCATGCAGGTTTATTTAGTAATGCAAATGATGTTGCTAAAATTATGCAAATGTACCTACAAGGAGGAACTTATGGAGGTGATCGCTTTTTAAATTCTAGAACTATTAAAAAATTTAATACGTGTTATTTTTGTAATGAAAATGTGCGTAGAGGAGTAGGATTTGATAAACCAGACCCCAAAACAGGCTCGCCAACTTGCGGATGTGTTTCTCAAAAAAGTTTTGGACATAGTGGTTTTACAGGTACATATACTTGGGCTGACCCAGATAAAGAATTAGTGTATGTGTTTTTGTCAAATAGAACATATCCTACCGCTAGAAACACGCTTTTAGTTAAATCTAGTTTAAGAACTAGAATACAACAAGCTATTTATGATGCAATAGAAAATTAA
- the bshA gene encoding N-acetyl-alpha-D-glucosaminyl L-malate synthase BshA: MKIAIVCYPTFGGSGVVATELGIALANSGHEVHFVTYKQPVRLELLNNNIFFHEVNVPEYALFQYQPYELALSSKLVDTVKLHKIDVLHVHYAIPHAYAGYMAKKMLQEEGIFIPMITTLHGTDITLVGKHPFYKPAVTFSINKSDIVTSVSDNLKEATLNLFNIENEIEVIPNFIDTSKYRNTFTDCQRSLMANEDEKIITHISNFRKVKRIPDVVKIFNEIQKKLPAKLIMVGEGPEKEKAEALCEELGIADRVVFLGNSNQIDKILCFSDLFLLPSESESFGLAALEAMINRVPVISSNTGGIPEVNIEGVTGYLSDVGNVDEMAKNAIKILEDDAVLEVFKKNAVENANRFDIKRILPLYEAVYEKALQFRFKNMH; this comes from the coding sequence TTGAAAATTGCTATAGTTTGTTATCCAACTTTTGGAGGAAGCGGCGTTGTTGCTACAGAATTAGGTATTGCACTAGCTAATAGTGGGCACGAAGTTCACTTTGTAACCTACAAACAACCAGTACGTTTAGAGTTATTAAATAACAATATATTTTTTCACGAGGTTAATGTTCCTGAATATGCATTATTTCAGTATCAGCCTTATGAACTTGCTTTGTCAAGTAAATTAGTAGATACTGTAAAACTTCATAAAATAGATGTTTTACATGTTCATTATGCTATACCACATGCTTATGCAGGGTATATGGCAAAAAAAATGCTCCAAGAAGAAGGGATATTTATTCCGATGATTACTACATTACACGGTACAGACATTACATTGGTAGGTAAACACCCGTTTTATAAACCAGCAGTTACTTTTAGTATTAATAAATCAGATATCGTTACTTCAGTTTCTGATAACCTAAAAGAAGCAACATTAAATTTATTTAATATAGAAAACGAAATAGAGGTTATTCCGAATTTTATAGATACTTCTAAATACAGAAATACGTTTACAGATTGTCAGCGATCATTAATGGCAAATGAAGACGAAAAAATTATTACTCATATTAGTAACTTCAGAAAAGTAAAACGCATACCTGATGTTGTTAAAATATTTAATGAAATACAAAAGAAATTACCTGCCAAGTTAATTATGGTTGGCGAAGGCCCAGAAAAAGAAAAAGCAGAAGCACTTTGTGAAGAATTAGGGATAGCAGATAGAGTTGTTTTTTTAGGTAATAGTAATCAAATAGATAAAATTCTTTGTTTTTCAGATTTATTCTTATTGCCTTCAGAGTCAGAGAGCTTTGGTTTGGCAGCATTAGAAGCTATGATTAATAGAGTACCTGTTATATCTAGTAATACAGGCGGAATACCAGAGGTAAATATAGAAGGTGTTACAGGCTATTTAAGCGATGTTGGTAATGTTGATGAAATGGCTAAAAATGCTATAAAAATTCTTGAAGATGATGCTGTTTTAGAAGTATTCAAAAAGAATGCAGTAGAAAACGCTAATAGGTTTGATATAAAAAGAATTTTACCATTGTACGAGGCAGTTTATGAAAAAGCACTTCAGTTTAGATTTAAAAATATGCATTAA
- a CDS encoding MBOAT family protein produces the protein MLFNSIDFAIFLPIVFIIYWFICNKNLKLQNLFIVLASYLFYGWWDWRFLSLIIFSTLLDFSIGNLLHKEERVSKRKILLWISITINLGFLGFFKYYNFFVDSFVNAFTLFGQNIEAGSLSIILPVGISFYTFQTLSYTIDVYKKQLEPTNDIIAFSAFVCFFPQLVAGPIERATNLLPQILNKRKFLSEQATDGLKLILWGFFKKLAIADSLAPIVNDIFDNSASHSSTTLAIGAVFFAFQIYGDFSGYSDIAIGTSKLFGIELMSNFKFPYFSRNIGEFWRKWHISLSTWFRDYLYIPLGGSKGTKYKSIRNVFIIFVVSGFWHGANWTFVVWGFFHALLFLPSFIANTNRKFVGEVNLLSSSKSFVLNTLRFIQTFILVTIGWVFFRSDSITQAFEYIKRLLFNFSSEIYNHPSGYRMIDYYVLVLFFIVYEYIIRNNERNPFYFKNKIVRFLIYVLLVFLIVLFYDDGVDRSFIYFQF, from the coding sequence ATGTTATTTAATTCAATAGATTTTGCAATTTTTTTACCAATAGTATTTATTATTTATTGGTTTATATGTAATAAAAATTTAAAGCTTCAAAATTTATTTATAGTACTAGCAAGTTACTTGTTTTATGGCTGGTGGGATTGGAGGTTTTTAAGCTTAATCATATTCAGTACTCTTTTAGATTTTTCCATAGGTAATTTATTACATAAAGAAGAAAGAGTTTCAAAGAGAAAAATTCTTCTTTGGATAAGTATAACAATCAATTTAGGTTTTTTAGGCTTTTTTAAATACTATAACTTTTTTGTAGATAGTTTTGTTAATGCATTTACATTATTTGGGCAAAATATAGAGGCAGGTTCTTTAAGTATTATATTACCTGTAGGTATTAGTTTTTACACTTTTCAAACTTTAAGCTATACAATTGATGTTTACAAAAAGCAGTTAGAACCCACTAATGATATTATAGCATTTTCAGCTTTTGTTTGTTTCTTTCCTCAGTTAGTAGCAGGGCCAATAGAAAGAGCGACAAATTTATTACCTCAAATTTTAAATAAGCGTAAATTTTTAAGCGAACAAGCAACAGACGGTTTAAAACTAATTCTATGGGGTTTCTTTAAAAAATTAGCAATAGCAGATAGTTTAGCTCCTATCGTTAATGATATTTTTGATAATTCAGCGAGTCATTCTAGCACAACATTAGCAATCGGAGCTGTATTTTTTGCTTTTCAAATATATGGTGATTTTAGTGGATATTCAGATATAGCTATCGGAACCTCAAAATTATTTGGGATAGAATTAATGAGTAATTTTAAATTCCCTTATTTCTCTAGAAATATTGGTGAATTTTGGCGTAAATGGCATATTTCATTATCTACATGGTTTAGAGATTATTTATACATTCCTTTAGGAGGATCAAAAGGTACTAAATACAAGAGTATTAGAAATGTGTTTATAATATTTGTTGTTAGTGGATTTTGGCACGGTGCAAATTGGACATTTGTAGTTTGGGGCTTTTTTCATGCCTTACTTTTTTTACCATCTTTTATTGCAAATACAAACCGAAAATTTGTTGGAGAAGTCAATTTACTCAGTTCTTCTAAAAGCTTTGTTCTAAATACACTTCGTTTCATTCAAACATTTATTTTGGTAACCATTGGTTGGGTTTTTTTTAGAAGTGATAGTATTACTCAAGCGTTTGAATATATAAAACGATTATTATTTAATTTTAGTAGTGAAATATATAATCACCCTAGTGGTTATCGTATGATAGATTACTATGTGCTAGTATTGTTTTTTATTGTTTATGAATACATAATTAGAAATAACGAACGCAATCCATTTTATTTTAAAAATAAGATTGTGAGGTTTTTAATATATGTTTTACTAGTGTTTTTAATAGTATTATTTTATGATGATGGAGTAGATAGGTCTTTCATATATTTTCAATTTTAA
- a CDS encoding HAD family hydrolase yields the protein MDLKINKDTAVVFDLDDTLYNELDYLKSSYKEIAEKVDLKNSKKLYAQMISLYRNEKNVFQFLSELYAIEIRELISIYRNHIPNIVLFDGIINLFESIKNKGGKIALITDGRSKTQRNKIRQLGIEDDLDIIIISEEIGSEKPSLKNFQAVEKSLKTSSNIYIADNLKKDFIAPNLLGWNSICLADNGKNIHINKMEYFLNDKHAAKNFVYNLKEINIL from the coding sequence ATGGATTTAAAAATTAACAAGGATACCGCTGTTGTTTTTGATTTAGATGATACTTTATACAATGAATTAGATTATTTAAAATCTTCTTATAAAGAAATTGCAGAAAAAGTAGATCTAAAGAATTCAAAAAAATTATACGCCCAAATGATTTCTTTGTATAGAAATGAAAAGAATGTTTTTCAATTTTTATCGGAATTGTATGCTATAGAAATTAGAGAATTAATAAGTATTTACAGAAATCATATCCCAAATATTGTACTTTTTGATGGCATTATAAACCTTTTTGAAAGCATAAAAAACAAAGGTGGTAAAATTGCTTTAATAACTGATGGAAGAAGTAAAACTCAAAGAAATAAAATAAGACAATTAGGGATAGAAGATGATTTAGATATTATCATAATTTCTGAAGAAATAGGCTCTGAAAAGCCAAGTTTAAAAAACTTTCAAGCCGTTGAAAAATCTTTAAAAACAAGTTCTAATATATATATTGCAGATAATCTTAAAAAAGATTTTATTGCACCTAATTTATTAGGCTGGAATAGTATTTGCTTAGCTGATAATGGGAAAAATATTCATATAAATAAAATGGAGTATTTTTTAAATGATAAACATGCTGCTAAAAACTTTGTATACAATTTAAAAGAGATTAATATTTTATAA
- a CDS encoding ATP-grasp domain-containing protein: MNILITSAGKRVSLVKSFKQELIKLYPNGKVIAVDLQPKLSAACYEADLAFEVPRIDSEDYFKELITICTKNNIKLIVPTIDTELMLLAKNEKLLLEYGIKTVISSENFISKCRDKNHIHNFFNEHNIEIAKQYSKTDYKLPIFIKPVDGSRSVDTYTILKESDFIKYHFENDKLMFLEYLDHSEHEEFTCDLYYDKNSQLKCAVPRKRIEIRDGEVNKGKTENNSLVPYIKERLSFIEGAKGCLTAQFFKHKTTGRIVGIEINPRFGGGYPLSYLSGANYSKWIIEEYLFDKNIDEMFDCWEDNLLMLRYDNEILVHGFKN; this comes from the coding sequence ATGAACATACTTATAACATCTGCAGGAAAAAGAGTTTCGCTTGTAAAGTCTTTTAAACAAGAACTTATAAAGTTATATCCGAATGGGAAGGTTATAGCCGTAGATTTACAACCTAAATTGTCTGCGGCTTGTTATGAAGCTGATCTTGCATTTGAAGTGCCTAGAATTGATTCTGAAGACTATTTCAAAGAACTGATCACAATCTGTACTAAAAATAATATAAAACTTATTGTTCCTACTATTGACACTGAGTTGATGCTATTAGCTAAAAATGAAAAACTACTACTTGAGTATGGTATAAAAACAGTTATATCTTCTGAAAATTTTATTTCTAAATGTAGAGATAAAAATCATATTCATAATTTTTTTAATGAACATAATATAGAAATAGCTAAACAATATTCTAAAACAGATTATAAATTACCTATTTTCATAAAACCAGTAGATGGTAGTCGAAGTGTTGATACTTATACTATTTTAAAAGAAAGTGATTTTATAAAATATCATTTCGAAAATGATAAATTAATGTTTTTAGAATATTTAGATCACAGCGAACATGAAGAGTTTACATGTGATTTATATTATGATAAGAACAGCCAATTAAAGTGTGCGGTACCTAGAAAAAGGATTGAAATTAGAGATGGTGAAGTAAATAAAGGTAAAACCGAAAATAATAGTTTAGTACCGTACATAAAAGAACGATTGAGCTTTATTGAAGGAGCTAAAGGATGCCTTACTGCTCAATTTTTCAAACATAAAACAACAGGGCGAATTGTAGGTATTGAAATAAACCCGAGATTTGGTGGTGGATATCCTTTATCATATTTATCAGGAGCAAATTATTCAAAATGGATAATTGAAGAGTATTTGTTCGATAAAAATATTGATGAGATGTTTGATTGTTGGGAAGATAATTTATTGATGCTAAGGTATGATAATGAAATTTTAGTTCATGGATTTAAAAATTAA
- a CDS encoding NeuD/PglB/VioB family sugar acetyltransferase, whose translation MIEEKKNIVIIGASGHAKVIIDIIERNSNYIIVGLIDSFKSTKENVFDYNILGTENDILELSKKYNFTSGIIAIGDNWTRKKIHDKLKTKVPNFEYINAIHPNACLGKNITIGVGVAIMPGVIINSDSKVGDFCILNTNSSLDHDGLMGNYSSLAPNATLGGNVTIGKCTAISLGANIIQEIKIGDYSTVGAGSLVNKDIGDLKLVYGVPAKKIRDLVKGEKYLYKHSSKIAIVKEEKSVISDSNNESEVFEKQKSIDYSEYKLNCHDLITEEDIATYKKQLTNFDGFDAFYKPELFSIKNTEQEKLKYFTLEKNNETLFLMPFSLRKIIIKEKDTTYKDVSSFYGYSGPLYNEKTSPNDLEIFWSYVDNWYKNNKVISEFIRFNLEGNYNNYSGKIIPTLNNVKGEILEDKNEQWDDFASKVRNNYRKAISNNLEAKIFHKEIDESVIEVFHEIYINTMKRNQAENNYFFSLSYFKNLILSNPKNTALILIYKDNTPISTELILLNKETMYSFLGGTTASYFELRPNDFLKMEAMNWGRENGFKKYILGGGRANNDSLYKYKKSFFPNNNDVIYYTGRKVLNERAYEKLVTLARKHTYIIDEADIVNEYFPLYRK comes from the coding sequence ATGATAGAAGAAAAAAAAAACATAGTTATTATTGGCGCATCTGGTCATGCTAAAGTAATTATTGATATCATTGAGAGAAATTCTAACTATATTATCGTTGGTTTAATTGATTCTTTTAAATCTACAAAAGAAAATGTTTTTGACTATAATATATTAGGTACTGAAAATGATATTTTAGAATTATCTAAAAAATATAATTTTACATCTGGAATAATAGCTATTGGAGATAACTGGACTAGAAAAAAAATACACGACAAATTAAAAACTAAAGTACCTAATTTTGAATATATAAATGCAATACACCCTAATGCTTGTTTAGGTAAAAATATTACTATTGGCGTTGGCGTTGCCATAATGCCTGGAGTAATTATAAATAGTGATTCAAAAGTTGGCGATTTTTGTATCTTAAATACAAACTCATCGTTAGACCATGATGGTTTAATGGGTAATTACTCTAGTTTGGCTCCAAATGCAACATTGGGAGGAAATGTTACTATAGGAAAATGTACTGCAATATCTTTAGGTGCTAATATAATTCAAGAAATAAAAATTGGTGATTATTCCACTGTTGGGGCTGGATCTTTAGTAAATAAGGATATTGGAGATTTAAAATTAGTTTATGGTGTACCTGCTAAAAAAATTAGAGACCTTGTTAAAGGTGAGAAATACCTATACAAACATAGTTCAAAAATAGCGATAGTCAAAGAAGAGAAAAGTGTTATTTCTGATAGTAATAATGAATCAGAAGTTTTTGAAAAACAAAAATCTATTGATTATTCTGAATACAAATTAAATTGTCATGATTTAATCACTGAAGAAGATATTGCTACATATAAAAAACAACTAACTAATTTTGATGGCTTTGATGCTTTTTATAAGCCCGAATTATTTAGTATAAAAAATACAGAACAAGAAAAACTTAAATATTTTACTTTAGAAAAGAATAATGAAACTTTGTTTTTAATGCCCTTTTCTTTAAGAAAAATTATAATCAAAGAAAAAGATACTACGTACAAAGATGTTAGCTCATTTTATGGTTATAGTGGTCCTTTATATAATGAAAAAACTTCTCCAAACGATTTAGAAATCTTTTGGAGTTATGTAGATAATTGGTATAAAAACAATAAAGTAATCTCTGAATTTATTCGATTTAACTTAGAAGGTAATTATAACAACTACTCTGGTAAAATAATACCTACACTTAATAATGTAAAAGGAGAAATTTTAGAAGATAAAAATGAACAATGGGATGACTTTGCTTCTAAGGTTCGTAACAATTATAGAAAAGCAATAAGTAATAATTTAGAAGCCAAAATTTTTCATAAGGAAATAGATGAAAGTGTTATAGAAGTTTTTCATGAAATTTATATAAACACGATGAAAAGAAATCAAGCTGAAAATAATTATTTTTTCTCTCTTTCATATTTTAAGAATTTAATTTTATCAAATCCAAAAAACACTGCATTAATTTTAATTTATAAAGATAATACACCTATATCTACTGAATTAATACTGTTAAATAAAGAAACCATGTATTCATTTTTAGGAGGTACTACGGCTAGTTATTTTGAGCTAAGACCAAATGATTTTTTAAAGATGGAAGCCATGAATTGGGGTCGAGAAAATGGCTTTAAAAAATACATATTAGGAGGAGGAAGAGCTAATAATGATAGCTTATATAAGTATAAGAAAAGTTTTTTTCCAAACAATAATGATGTTATTTATTATACCGGAAGAAAAGTTTTAAACGAAAGGGCATATGAAAAACTTGTTACATTGGCTAGAAAACATACTTATATTATTGACGAAGCTGATATTGTAAATGAATATTTCCCCTTATATAGAAAGTGA
- a CDS encoding sugar transferase — MYKLFFKRFLDFLIALSFLLILSPVFVIITIISIFLNGSPFFTQKRPGKNEKVFSVLKFKTMTDKKDKNGVLLPDDKRLTQFGSILRKTSLDEIPQLINVLKGDMSLIGPRPLLVQYLPYYTKEESLRHTVRPGITGLAQISGRNYLQWEEKFAFDIEYVKGLSFKNDLKIIFKTINKVIKGSDVAVASNEVSEYFDAYRKKQLQK; from the coding sequence ATGTACAAACTTTTTTTTAAACGTTTTTTGGATTTTTTAATAGCACTTAGTTTTTTATTGATCTTGAGTCCTGTATTTGTTATAATTACAATTATAAGTATCTTTTTAAATGGATCCCCTTTTTTTACTCAGAAGAGACCTGGAAAAAACGAGAAAGTATTTTCAGTACTTAAGTTTAAAACAATGACTGATAAAAAAGATAAAAATGGAGTATTACTTCCTGATGATAAAAGGCTTACTCAATTTGGATCTATTTTAAGAAAAACTTCTTTAGATGAAATACCTCAATTAATAAATGTTTTAAAAGGTGATATGAGCTTAATCGGCCCTAGACCATTACTTGTACAATACTTACCCTATTACACCAAAGAAGAAAGCTTAAGACACACTGTTAGACCTGGAATTACAGGACTTGCACAAATTTCTGGACGAAATTATTTACAATGGGAAGAGAAATTTGCTTTTGATATAGAATATGTTAAAGGATTATCTTTTAAAAATGATTTGAAAATTATTTTTAAAACAATAAATAAAGTAATTAAAGGAAGTGATGTTGCCGTAGCATCAAACGAAGTGAGTGAATATTTTGATGCTTATAGAAAAAAGCAATTACAAAAATAA
- a CDS encoding glycosyltransferase family 4 protein, whose product MKILYIHQYFITPSEPGGTRSYWISRELIKHGHEVTMITTTKDDDKPKEAIIDGIKVIYYKIPYSNKMGILKRIIAFLKFMVLSSIYVLKNNNFDLTIATSTPLTIGFPALLGKKFKKLPYIFEVRDLWPEVPVQMGGVKNKLAIKFLYWFEKIVYQNSKHVVALSPGMQDGVLAAGTPIEKVTTIPNMSKKDEFWPRERNMSLLKEINLKEDTFKVVYFGAMGLANAMDYIIDAAVLLKDRTDIEFIFMGAGAMEPLIKKRCEDEGLDFMHFYGKVPMKKLSEIVNLSDVSLVTFSDLPILATNSPNKLFDTLSAGKPIIVNSAGWTKDMVEDHNCGAYVDVKIPKQLADKIIEFKNNPELCAKMGKNARLLAENKFDKSILCDQFANLVDDIGAKL is encoded by the coding sequence ATGAAAATATTATATATACATCAATACTTCATTACCCCATCTGAACCAGGTGGTACTCGTAGTTATTGGATAAGTAGAGAGCTTATAAAGCACGGTCATGAAGTGACCATGATAACTACTACAAAAGATGATGACAAACCAAAAGAAGCCATTATAGACGGCATAAAGGTTATTTATTATAAAATACCATACAGTAATAAAATGGGAATTTTAAAAAGGATAATTGCTTTTTTAAAATTTATGGTTTTATCGTCTATTTATGTATTAAAAAATAATAATTTTGATTTAACTATTGCTACCTCTACCCCATTAACTATTGGCTTTCCTGCCTTGTTGGGTAAAAAATTTAAAAAACTACCTTATATTTTTGAAGTTAGAGATTTATGGCCTGAAGTTCCCGTACAAATGGGTGGTGTAAAAAATAAACTGGCTATTAAGTTTTTATATTGGTTCGAAAAAATAGTTTATCAAAATTCAAAACACGTTGTAGCGCTTTCCCCTGGCATGCAAGATGGTGTTTTAGCCGCAGGTACTCCAATAGAAAAAGTTACCACAATACCAAATATGTCTAAAAAAGATGAATTTTGGCCAAGAGAGAGAAATATGTCTTTATTAAAAGAAATCAATTTAAAAGAAGACACTTTTAAAGTGGTTTATTTTGGAGCTATGGGGCTCGCAAATGCAATGGACTATATTATTGATGCAGCTGTACTTTTAAAAGATAGAACTGATATCGAATTTATATTTATGGGTGCAGGGGCTATGGAACCATTAATAAAGAAAAGATGTGAAGATGAAGGCTTAGATTTTATGCATTTTTATGGTAAAGTACCAATGAAAAAATTATCTGAAATTGTTAACCTTTCGGATGTTTCATTAGTAACGTTTTCTGATTTACCAATTCTAGCTACGAATTCGCCTAATAAATTATTTGATACATTATCTGCAGGTAAACCAATTATTGTTAATTCAGCTGGGTGGACCAAAGATATGGTTGAAGACCATAATTGTGGCGCATATGTTGATGTTAAAATACCGAAACAATTAGCTGACAAAATTATTGAATTTAAAAATAATCCTGAACTTTGTGCTAAAATGGGTAAAAACGCTAGATTATTAGCTGAAAATAAATTTGACAAGTCTATATTATGCGATCAATTTGCCAATCTGGTTGACGATATTGGTGCAAAATTATAA